A part of Maridesulfovibrio hydrothermalis AM13 = DSM 14728 genomic DNA contains:
- a CDS encoding autoinducer 2-binding periplasmic protein LuxP: MDSVRPFKLSLIIISALLFNLTALPAAAGEYYSLNEFYSLFPAEKRKSNSFDRLVKRNSIVALKNKLKVKIAIVYPGDQVSDYWRRSYKSFAKRLDQYGIKPDLFSIFIKPTAPLSEQNSAFRKALATNPDYLVFTLDALRHQRIIESILIRNKPSIILQNITTPLKVWDGKQPLMYIGFDHATGTAMLAGYFIKATGGKGKYAVLLPDPGYLSQERGKTFISYLDRHSSLEMVSVFQTGINKEKARKATLELVRKHPDIKFIYACTTDIALGTIEGLRETGMLNKIMVNGWGGGSPELAAIRKGEMTVTVMRINDDNGIAMADAIILDMLGQKKKLPLVFSGRFELVEKGIDPVRLERLQNESFRYSGISEDR, from the coding sequence ATGGACTCGGTAAGACCATTCAAACTCAGCCTGATTATAATATCGGCCCTGCTTTTCAACTTAACCGCCCTTCCCGCCGCGGCAGGTGAATATTATTCTCTTAATGAATTTTACAGTCTCTTTCCTGCAGAAAAAAGAAAAAGTAACTCATTTGACAGGCTTGTTAAGCGGAACTCCATCGTTGCACTAAAAAACAAACTGAAAGTCAAAATCGCCATCGTTTACCCCGGAGATCAGGTTTCAGACTACTGGCGGAGAAGTTATAAGTCCTTCGCAAAAAGGCTTGATCAATACGGTATCAAGCCTGATTTATTTTCTATTTTTATAAAACCGACTGCGCCGCTCAGCGAACAGAACAGTGCTTTTCGCAAAGCACTGGCAACTAATCCGGACTATCTGGTATTCACTCTGGACGCTTTGCGCCATCAGCGGATAATTGAATCGATACTAATTCGCAACAAACCGTCCATAATCCTGCAAAACATAACAACACCTTTAAAAGTATGGGACGGCAAGCAGCCGCTCATGTATATCGGGTTTGATCATGCAACAGGCACTGCAATGCTTGCGGGCTATTTTATCAAGGCAACAGGCGGAAAAGGTAAATATGCGGTATTACTTCCTGATCCCGGATATTTAAGTCAGGAGCGGGGCAAAACATTTATCTCATATCTTGATCGTCATTCCAGCCTAGAAATGGTTTCGGTATTTCAGACCGGAATTAATAAAGAAAAAGCCCGTAAAGCCACCCTTGAGCTGGTCCGCAAGCATCCGGATATTAAATTTATCTACGCCTGTACAACGGACATTGCCCTCGGAACCATCGAAGGATTACGGGAAACCGGAATGCTTAACAAAATCATGGTTAACGGCTGGGGGGGCGGCTCTCCTGAACTGGCAGCAATCCGAAAAGGTGAAATGACTGTTACTGTAATGCGGATCAATGATGACAATGGGATAGCAATGGCTGACGCAATTATTCTTGATATGCTCGGGCAGAAAAAAAAGCTGCCTCTTGTTTTTTCCGGCCGATTTGAACTTGTGGAAAAAGGCATTGACCCAGTAAGACTGGAACGACTGCAAAATGAAAGCTTCCGTTATTCCGGTATATCCGAGGACAGATAA
- a CDS encoding queuosine precursor transporter: MLSSSFERKAFTLLSSLFIGSLVMAAVVSTKIISIFGFFAPAGVLAYSITFIVSDIISEIWGKERANEVIQCGFITLLITMALSWTALHWTPAPFWHGQDGFASVLGNTPRIILASLVAYLVSQTHDVWLFHLLRRITGGSHLWLRNNVSTVVSQFIDSTIFVTIAFYGVMPVTDIILGQWLAKIVIAMIDTPFVYLGVSILRPKTKLAPAT, from the coding sequence ATGCTCTCTTCATCGTTTGAACGCAAAGCGTTCACTCTTCTTTCGAGCCTTTTTATAGGCTCACTGGTCATGGCCGCCGTGGTCTCTACCAAAATCATCAGTATTTTCGGCTTTTTCGCCCCAGCGGGAGTACTTGCCTACTCCATCACCTTCATTGTCTCCGATATCATCAGCGAAATCTGGGGGAAAGAACGGGCAAATGAAGTAATTCAGTGCGGATTCATTACCCTGCTGATCACTATGGCCCTTTCATGGACAGCCCTCCACTGGACTCCGGCTCCGTTCTGGCATGGACAGGACGGTTTCGCCAGTGTACTGGGCAATACACCAAGAATTATTCTTGCTTCACTTGTGGCATACCTTGTCAGCCAGACCCACGATGTATGGCTTTTTCATCTGCTGCGCAGGATAACAGGCGGCAGCCACCTTTGGCTGAGAAACAATGTTTCAACAGTTGTATCACAGTTCATCGACTCAACAATATTCGTCACCATCGCTTTTTACGGAGTCATGCCCGTGACAGACATTATTCTCGGGCAATGGCTGGCTAAAATTGTCATTGCGATGATTGATACCCCCTTTGTATATCTAGGTGTTTCAATCCTTCGACCCAAGACAAAACTTGCTCCGGCAACCTAG
- the queF gene encoding preQ(1) synthase encodes MKTTKSQDRTESLKSLGQAGATKYNYDTPSPEILETFPNNFPGRPYIISIEFPEYTSLCPVTGQPDFATIIVEYIPDELCVESKSFKLYMGSYRNHQSFMETITNNILDHFVESLSPLWMRVKGIFSPRGGTGLHVFAEHYKKDSAEYEQVRDVVKEWKSEANRHGA; translated from the coding sequence GTGAAAACAACAAAAAGTCAGGACAGAACAGAGTCCCTCAAATCTTTGGGGCAGGCCGGAGCAACCAAGTACAATTACGATACTCCGTCCCCTGAAATACTTGAAACTTTTCCGAATAATTTTCCGGGCAGACCGTACATTATCAGTATCGAATTTCCCGAATACACATCACTCTGTCCGGTCACCGGACAGCCTGATTTTGCCACTATTATTGTTGAGTACATCCCTGATGAACTTTGCGTGGAATCCAAAAGTTTCAAACTCTATATGGGGTCTTACCGCAATCATCAGTCCTTCATGGAAACCATAACCAACAACATCCTTGATCATTTTGTGGAATCTCTTTCCCCGCTATGGATGAGGGTTAAAGGCATCTTTTCTCCTCGCGGAGGGACTGGATTGCATGTTTTTGCTGAGCATTATAAAAAAGACAGTGCTGAGTATGAACAGGTGCGTGATGTTGTTAAAGAATGGAAATCAGAGGCCAACAGGCATGGTGCATAG
- a CDS encoding ArsR/SmtB family transcription factor, producing the protein MHPNIEAKAKVFKALGHPSRLAIVEALCDGELCVCDIVPVVGRDISTVSKHLSLLKEAGILQHSKRGTNVYYRLAMDCVPGFLSCLENFLGKRFEEQARAYASNSIKKM; encoded by the coding sequence ATGCACCCGAATATTGAAGCAAAAGCAAAAGTGTTTAAAGCACTCGGACATCCCAGCCGCCTTGCCATTGTCGAGGCCCTTTGTGACGGGGAGCTTTGCGTTTGCGATATTGTGCCGGTTGTGGGGCGCGATATCTCGACTGTTTCAAAGCATCTGTCACTTCTTAAAGAAGCTGGAATTCTTCAGCACAGCAAGCGGGGCACGAATGTGTATTACAGGCTGGCAATGGATTGTGTTCCCGGTTTTTTGAGTTGTCTTGAAAATTTTTTAGGCAAAAGGTTTGAAGAGCAGGCCAGAGCTTACGCTTCGAACTCTATTAAAAAAATGTAG
- a CDS encoding permease, translated as MEELNIKPCACEAKPKAEEVPPSFFLTGKPLWGAMIVGLVCWYALYSQLLPFSKYATFDLLGLTPGTHLGEAVQFFIYDTPKVLMLLGVVVFGIGVIRSYVTVEWTRKVLAGRRESAGNVMAALLGVVTPFCSCSAVPLFIGFVAGGVPLGVTFSFLISAPMVNEVALVLLYGLMGWKVATLYFVTGVSIAIVAGWVIGRLKMEKYVESWVTLATADKSVVPSGMNIEQRVMFGIDSVKDIVGKVWLYVVLGIAAGAAIHGYVPEDMMASIMGKGVWWAVPVSVLLGIPMYTNAAGVIPIVDALLGKGAALGTVLAFMMSVIALSFPEMVILRKVLKPRLIAVFVGVVACGILMVGYLFNMII; from the coding sequence GTGGAAGAATTAAATATTAAACCCTGTGCATGTGAGGCTAAGCCTAAAGCTGAAGAAGTTCCGCCATCATTCTTTTTAACCGGCAAGCCTCTTTGGGGGGCGATGATTGTCGGGCTTGTGTGCTGGTATGCGCTGTATTCTCAGCTTTTACCTTTTTCCAAGTATGCTACTTTTGATTTGCTGGGTCTGACACCCGGAACCCATCTGGGGGAGGCTGTCCAGTTTTTTATTTATGATACGCCAAAGGTGCTCATGCTGCTTGGAGTGGTTGTGTTCGGGATTGGCGTGATAAGGTCTTATGTGACAGTTGAATGGACCCGTAAGGTTCTTGCTGGGCGCAGAGAGTCAGCGGGAAATGTCATGGCCGCTCTGCTTGGAGTGGTGACACCGTTTTGCTCCTGCTCAGCAGTCCCGTTATTTATTGGTTTTGTCGCTGGCGGAGTTCCGCTCGGGGTTACTTTTTCATTTTTGATTTCAGCCCCTATGGTCAATGAGGTTGCCTTGGTGCTGCTGTACGGACTTATGGGCTGGAAGGTTGCAACATTGTATTTTGTGACCGGAGTTAGCATTGCCATAGTGGCCGGCTGGGTTATCGGCAGATTGAAGATGGAAAAATATGTGGAAAGCTGGGTGACACTGGCAACTGCTGATAAAAGTGTTGTGCCCTCCGGCATGAATATAGAGCAACGGGTTATGTTCGGGATCGATTCGGTCAAGGATATTGTAGGCAAGGTATGGCTTTATGTTGTGCTGGGTATCGCTGCCGGAGCGGCCATTCACGGTTATGTGCCGGAAGATATGATGGCTTCAATTATGGGTAAGGGAGTCTGGTGGGCTGTTCCGGTCTCGGTATTGCTCGGTATTCCTATGTACACCAATGCTGCCGGGGTTATCCCTATAGTTGATGCCTTGCTTGGCAAGGGGGCGGCTCTCGGAACTGTGCTGGCTTTTATGATGAGTGTCATTGCTCTTTCTTTTCCTGAGATGGTCATCCTGCGCAAAGTTTTAAAGCCCAGATTGATAGCTGTGTTTGTCGGTGTGGTCGCTTGCGGCATTTTGATGGTCGGGTATCTGTTTAATATGATAATATAA
- a CDS encoding putative zinc-binding protein: MTDNYETGFLVISCSGASSSGQAANELAVELNKSGFAKMVCLAGVGAGLDDCVEDAGRVRDLIVIDGCDKACSHKMLEKIGIKPVHTFCLTKMGVNCPVSDVDPELLSELRKKIKLLFGQSRADSKYAVCGCDTCVRE, translated from the coding sequence ATGACTGATAATTATGAAACCGGTTTTCTGGTTATAAGTTGTTCAGGAGCTTCCAGTTCCGGCCAGGCTGCTAATGAGCTGGCTGTGGAGCTTAATAAGAGCGGATTTGCCAAGATGGTTTGTCTGGCCGGTGTCGGGGCAGGGCTGGATGATTGTGTGGAGGATGCCGGACGGGTCAGGGATTTGATTGTCATTGACGGTTGTGACAAGGCTTGTTCACATAAAATGCTGGAAAAAATCGGAATCAAGCCTGTTCATACCTTTTGCCTTACCAAAATGGGGGTAAATTGTCCTGTGTCCGATGTAGACCCTGAGCTTCTGAGTGAATTGCGCAAGAAGATAAAGTTATTATTCGGACAGAGCAGAGCTGATAGTAAGTATGCTGTCTGCGGTTGTGACACGTGTGTGAGGGAATAA
- a CDS encoding GGDEF domain-containing response regulator: MGKVLIIDSSKVTASFIQKTLQQTDLVCDLAYSYEEAKKLIAENDYFVGLSSLILEGVESGKGVDLLLENKIPAIAVTSSLDEKVLSDISKKDIVDYVLKKIEHAEYIIRIVHRVYKNKGLKVMVVDDSSSVRTWVSSILRRQGLTVLQAADGKEACKLFYKNPDVKLVLTDYTMPEMDGTQLTAHLRTIRPMDELCIIVLSSDSSSRIAPLFLKIGANDFIHKSASVEEILCRVNSNLEILELIEESRDRANKDFLTGMWNRRYFFEYAGPLYEKCMVERKELCLALLDIDYFKQVNDNYGHDAGDEVLKKFASMLVDYVGNRGLAARFGGEEFMVILDDVAAGELDDFLNGFREIIEDFSMTYKGEVIEFTISTGATANMGSDLPGMISRADDLLYEAKTSGRNKVVCEEM; encoded by the coding sequence GTGGGTAAAGTTTTAATTATAGACTCCAGCAAAGTTACCGCATCTTTTATTCAAAAGACTTTGCAGCAGACTGACCTTGTTTGTGATTTGGCGTACAGCTACGAAGAAGCGAAGAAACTTATTGCAGAAAACGATTACTTCGTGGGGCTGAGCAGTCTTATTCTTGAGGGAGTAGAGTCCGGTAAAGGGGTGGACTTGCTTTTGGAGAATAAGATACCTGCCATTGCTGTGACTTCTTCTCTTGATGAAAAAGTTCTCAGTGATATTTCCAAGAAGGATATTGTTGACTACGTACTTAAGAAGATAGAACACGCTGAATACATTATCCGTATTGTTCATCGCGTATATAAAAACAAGGGCCTTAAGGTCATGGTGGTGGATGATTCAAGTTCTGTCCGCACATGGGTGTCCAGTATTTTGAGACGGCAGGGGCTTACCGTACTGCAGGCCGCTGACGGTAAGGAAGCCTGTAAGCTGTTTTATAAAAATCCTGATGTTAAACTGGTGCTTACTGACTACACTATGCCTGAAATGGATGGCACTCAACTTACTGCTCATCTGCGTACCATCCGTCCTATGGACGAACTTTGTATTATTGTTCTTTCTTCTGACTCCAGTTCCCGTATCGCACCTTTGTTTCTTAAAATAGGGGCTAATGATTTCATTCACAAAAGTGCAAGTGTTGAAGAGATCCTTTGCAGAGTGAATTCAAATCTGGAAATTCTCGAACTTATCGAAGAGTCCCGTGATCGGGCTAATAAAGATTTTCTTACCGGAATGTGGAACCGCAGGTATTTCTTTGAATACGCCGGCCCTTTGTATGAAAAGTGTATGGTTGAAAGAAAGGAGCTGTGCCTTGCGCTTCTGGATATCGACTACTTTAAGCAGGTCAATGATAACTATGGACATGATGCCGGTGACGAGGTTTTAAAGAAATTTGCCTCCATGCTCGTAGATTATGTCGGAAACAGAGGGCTTGCTGCCCGTTTCGGCGGCGAAGAGTTTATGGTGATTCTTGACGATGTGGCAGCTGGTGAGCTGGATGATTTTTTAAATGGTTTCAGAGAAATCATAGAAGATTTTTCCATGACTTATAAAGGTGAGGTGATTGAGTTCACCATCTCCACCGGTGCGACCGCTAATATGGGCAGCGACCTGCCCGGTATGATCAGTCGGGCAGATGATTTACTTTATGAAGCCAAGACTTCGGGGCGCAACAAGGTAGTTTGTGAAGAAATGTAA
- a CDS encoding late competence development ComFB family protein: protein MLTQDEFFKSGEIVNLAEQAVYEELQAFIAKGEVEFCQCDKCLFDIVCVVLNAVPSLYSSSVVDRKYPNPDFKAEYEMLKERIKFEIPLAIAHIKEGLHH, encoded by the coding sequence ATGTTGACGCAGGATGAATTTTTTAAGAGCGGCGAGATAGTTAATTTGGCTGAACAGGCTGTATACGAGGAGTTGCAGGCTTTTATCGCGAAGGGAGAAGTTGAGTTTTGTCAATGCGATAAATGTCTTTTTGATATTGTTTGTGTTGTGCTGAATGCCGTTCCAAGTCTGTACTCTTCAAGTGTGGTTGACAGGAAATATCCCAACCCTGATTTTAAGGCGGAGTATGAGATGCTGAAGGAGCGTATAAAGTTTGAAATTCCTCTGGCCATTGCACATATCAAGGAAGGATTGCATCATTAG
- a CDS encoding efflux RND transporter periplasmic adaptor subunit: MDLLSIMAVKSSRPSKVVFLFLVLFLFAVLSGCIGEDSKVKAAAEAVPVKVIKISEQVFQVRGEYVAQVQAMKTVEIRARVQGHLKERLFEEGQVVEKGQLLFIIDRRPYEEVLKRAEAELASSRATLSKAEKDYIRFKALFDQGAVSREEYDSKITDKRVYEANVSNAKAEVEQANLDLGFTKIYSPMKGLIGRTQVNLGSLIAKESTVLVTVSSIDPVYVNFSIPEKEYLFAVKEIEARKKKGMAEKHTQLQIILADGQLYNYNGTLNMADRAVDSSTGTLGLRAEFPNPDKMLRDGQYAKVVALLKVYDHALVVPSRAVLDVQGRKSLLTVAANGTVVEKAVQIDYSSDHNTVIGKGLSAGDLVIADGVNRIRPGILVDPEIVEPVKPVSSVPEQ, encoded by the coding sequence GTGGATTTATTAAGTATAATGGCGGTTAAAAGCAGCAGACCTTCAAAAGTTGTTTTTTTATTTTTAGTTCTGTTTTTATTTGCAGTTCTGAGCGGATGCATTGGTGAAGACAGCAAGGTGAAGGCTGCTGCAGAGGCTGTTCCTGTAAAAGTTATTAAAATTTCAGAACAAGTTTTTCAGGTCAGGGGTGAATATGTTGCTCAGGTTCAGGCCATGAAGACGGTTGAGATTCGAGCCAGAGTGCAGGGGCATTTGAAAGAGCGTCTATTTGAAGAGGGGCAGGTTGTTGAAAAAGGACAGCTCCTTTTTATAATTGATCGCCGGCCTTATGAAGAAGTGCTGAAAAGAGCAGAGGCAGAACTTGCCAGCAGCAGAGCTACTTTGAGCAAAGCGGAAAAGGATTACATCAGGTTCAAGGCTCTTTTTGATCAGGGAGCGGTCAGCCGTGAAGAGTATGACTCTAAAATTACAGACAAGAGAGTTTATGAGGCAAATGTAAGTAATGCCAAGGCTGAAGTAGAGCAGGCAAATCTGGATCTCGGCTTTACAAAAATTTATTCTCCCATGAAAGGCCTCATCGGGCGGACGCAGGTTAACCTTGGTTCCCTTATCGCCAAGGAGTCTACTGTTCTGGTTACCGTGTCTTCTATCGATCCCGTTTACGTGAATTTCAGTATTCCTGAAAAAGAATACCTTTTTGCTGTTAAGGAGATTGAAGCCCGTAAAAAGAAGGGGATGGCTGAAAAGCATACCCAGCTGCAGATTATTTTGGCCGACGGTCAACTTTATAATTACAACGGAACACTCAATATGGCTGACCGCGCTGTCGACTCCTCCACTGGTACTTTGGGGCTGAGAGCTGAATTTCCTAATCCTGATAAAATGTTGCGTGATGGCCAGTATGCCAAGGTAGTTGCCTTGCTTAAGGTTTACGATCACGCACTGGTGGTTCCTTCAAGAGCTGTTCTGGATGTTCAGGGCCGGAAGTCGCTTCTTACTGTAGCCGCGAACGGAACCGTTGTGGAAAAAGCTGTTCAGATTGATTATTCAAGTGACCATAATACCGTCATAGGTAAAGGTCTAAGTGCCGGTGATCTTGTTATCGCTGACGGTGTAAATAGAATCAGGCCGGGAATTTTAGTTGATCCCGAGATTGTAGAGCCGGTTAAACCTGTGTCTTCTGTTCCTGAACAATAG
- a CDS encoding efflux RND transporter permease subunit, with protein sequence MVNFFIDRPIFSSVISIIITLVGLLSIFTLPIAQYPEIAPPTVQISTVYNGASADVVEQTVAAPIEEQVNGAQDMLYMNSISSNDGRLVLNVTFELGRDLELATVDVQNRVSLASPQLPAEVTKSGVTVKKQSSSMICVVSLLSSDGTYDALFLNNYAKINLYDAISRIPGVGNVSLFGDQDYGMRIWLDPDKMARLAITSDDIIKAVQEQNLQAPAGQVGQPPASAGQQFQLTVRVKGRLSEPEEFGNIIVKANPDGSTVRIMDVARVEMGSKSYSAFGRQGKTQAAMLLIYQLPGANALDIVNNVRATMKELSAFFPVSMQYDIPYDTTLFVTASIDEVLQTLYEAMFLVFIVVFIFLQNLRATIVPMIAVPVSLVGTFAFFQVLGFSINTLTLFGMVLAIGIVVDDAIVVVEAVQLKIDEEGLDAKTATKEAMKEVSGPIVATTAVLIAVFVPVAFMGGITGQLYKQFALTLAVSVAISSINALTFSPAMSALLLRPQKEMRGPLGWFFKKFNKYFNKVTSGYTAGVKLMIRKSVVALGLFAALMLGTYTLFGTVPTGFVPNEDQGYFMMNIQLAEGASLERSDAVVSKVEEMLKNEAGVKDFFALGGFNLITGAYSSYTSTVFAVLDPWDERTDPALHVNSILQKVQRQVMGIQEARIICFNPPPINGIGSTGGLQFELQDKSGGTVEELSQAAKDYMAALAKRPELTGIFTTFSANVPQIYVDVDRDKVQKLGIPLNEVFSAMQTFLGGYYINDFNKYGRTYRVMAQADSQFRRTPEDVSKFYVRGKTGKMVPLSTLLNQKRIYGPEYIQRYNLFRTIEITASTAPGYSTGQGIAIMEEVARETLPRGYGFDWTNIAYQEKKSGGEIIIIFGLAVLMVFFVLAAQYESWIIPLAIVFAVPLGVFGAIAGQYLRGLDNNVYAQIGLIMLIGLAAKNAILIVEFAKQKYEHGMPLVQAAMEAAHQRFRPILMTSFAFILGVIPLMLAKGAGSASRHALGTSVFAGMIAATILGVLFVPLFYVQLIKIQRKILKDKDEEVNKE encoded by the coding sequence ATGGTCAATTTTTTCATCGACAGACCCATTTTTTCGTCCGTTATCTCCATAATTATTACGCTGGTGGGGCTGCTTAGTATTTTTACGCTGCCTATTGCCCAGTATCCTGAAATTGCACCTCCTACTGTTCAGATCTCAACTGTATACAACGGCGCAAGTGCTGATGTTGTTGAGCAGACAGTTGCCGCTCCCATCGAAGAGCAGGTCAACGGCGCACAGGATATGCTGTACATGAACTCTATCAGTTCAAATGATGGCCGCCTTGTGCTTAATGTTACATTTGAACTTGGTCGTGATCTTGAACTGGCTACAGTTGACGTGCAAAATAGAGTCAGTCTTGCTTCGCCTCAGCTTCCTGCCGAGGTTACAAAGTCCGGCGTAACGGTAAAAAAACAGTCTTCAAGCATGATCTGTGTAGTCAGTCTGCTTTCATCTGATGGAACTTACGATGCACTTTTCCTTAACAACTACGCCAAGATCAATCTTTATGATGCCATATCCCGTATTCCCGGGGTCGGTAATGTCAGCCTGTTCGGTGATCAGGATTATGGCATGCGTATCTGGCTTGATCCTGATAAAATGGCTCGCTTGGCGATTACCTCTGACGATATTATCAAAGCTGTTCAGGAGCAGAATCTACAGGCTCCTGCGGGACAGGTCGGTCAGCCGCCGGCTTCTGCCGGTCAGCAGTTTCAGCTGACAGTGCGGGTGAAAGGACGGCTGAGCGAACCTGAAGAGTTTGGAAATATTATTGTTAAGGCCAATCCTGACGGAAGCACTGTGCGCATCATGGATGTGGCCCGGGTTGAAATGGGGTCTAAATCATATTCTGCTTTCGGCAGACAGGGGAAAACACAAGCTGCAATGCTGCTGATTTATCAGCTTCCCGGGGCAAATGCACTGGACATTGTAAATAATGTCAGGGCCACTATGAAAGAGCTTTCCGCTTTTTTTCCGGTAAGCATGCAGTATGATATTCCTTACGACACAACTCTTTTTGTTACCGCTTCCATCGATGAGGTTCTCCAGACTCTTTATGAAGCCATGTTCTTGGTTTTCATTGTTGTTTTTATCTTTCTGCAAAACCTCAGGGCTACAATTGTTCCTATGATTGCGGTTCCGGTTTCTCTTGTCGGAACATTCGCTTTTTTTCAAGTGCTCGGATTCTCAATCAATACTTTGACCTTGTTCGGCATGGTGCTGGCCATCGGTATTGTTGTTGATGATGCCATTGTTGTGGTGGAAGCTGTGCAATTGAAAATAGATGAAGAAGGGCTTGATGCCAAGACGGCAACCAAGGAAGCCATGAAAGAGGTTTCAGGGCCAATTGTTGCGACCACGGCGGTTCTTATTGCCGTGTTTGTTCCTGTTGCTTTTATGGGCGGCATTACCGGACAGCTTTATAAGCAGTTTGCATTGACTCTTGCTGTTTCTGTCGCAATTTCATCGATTAATGCATTAACGTTTTCTCCGGCCATGTCGGCACTTCTTTTGCGTCCTCAAAAAGAGATGCGTGGTCCCCTTGGCTGGTTTTTTAAGAAGTTTAATAAGTATTTCAATAAAGTTACTTCCGGATACACTGCCGGAGTAAAGTTGATGATCAGAAAATCCGTTGTTGCACTGGGGTTATTTGCTGCGCTTATGCTTGGTACATATACTCTATTCGGCACTGTCCCTACAGGCTTTGTTCCCAACGAGGACCAGGGCTATTTTATGATGAATATCCAGCTTGCCGAGGGAGCTTCTCTTGAACGGTCTGATGCCGTTGTTTCAAAGGTTGAGGAGATGCTTAAAAATGAAGCCGGGGTTAAGGACTTTTTTGCTCTTGGTGGTTTTAACCTGATTACCGGAGCTTATTCTTCTTACACATCGACTGTTTTTGCCGTCCTCGACCCCTGGGATGAGCGTACTGATCCGGCTTTGCACGTGAACTCAATTCTGCAAAAGGTTCAGCGGCAGGTAATGGGAATTCAGGAAGCCAGAATCATCTGCTTCAACCCGCCGCCTATTAACGGCATTGGTTCAACAGGTGGCTTGCAGTTCGAATTGCAGGACAAATCCGGCGGAACTGTGGAAGAGCTTTCACAGGCGGCAAAGGATTACATGGCCGCTCTTGCAAAACGTCCGGAACTGACAGGTATTTTTACTACTTTCAGTGCTAACGTTCCGCAGATTTATGTGGATGTTGACCGTGACAAAGTTCAGAAGCTCGGCATTCCGCTTAATGAAGTTTTTAGTGCTATGCAGACTTTTCTCGGTGGATATTACATCAATGACTTTAATAAGTATGGCAGGACATATCGGGTAATGGCGCAGGCTGATTCTCAGTTCAGACGGACTCCCGAGGATGTTTCTAAGTTCTATGTGCGCGGGAAGACCGGAAAAATGGTTCCGCTTTCAACTCTGCTGAATCAGAAGAGGATATACGGACCTGAATATATTCAGCGTTACAACCTCTTCAGGACCATTGAAATAACCGCTTCTACTGCTCCGGGATACAGTACCGGGCAGGGGATTGCTATTATGGAAGAGGTTGCCCGCGAAACCCTGCCCAGAGGGTATGGATTTGACTGGACTAATATTGCCTATCAGGAAAAGAAGTCCGGCGGAGAGATTATTATTATCTTTGGACTTGCGGTTTTGATGGTCTTTTTCGTGCTGGCTGCCCAGTATGAAAGCTGGATTATTCCGCTGGCGATCGTTTTTGCCGTACCGCTCGGTGTTTTCGGAGCTATAGCCGGGCAGTATCTGCGCGGGCTGGATAACAATGTCTATGCCCAGATCGGACTTATCATGCTGATCGGGCTGGCAGCTAAAAATGCTATTCTTATTGTCGAGTTCGCCAAGCAGAAGTATGAGCACGGTATGCCTTTAGTGCAGGCGGCTATGGAGGCTGCGCATCAGCGTTTCCGGCCTATCCTTATGACATCGTTTGCGTTTATTCTCGGTGTTATCCCGTTGATGCTTGCAAAGGGGGCCGGCTCAGCCAGTCGTCATGCGCTTGGAACATCAGTGTTCGCAGGTATGATCGCGGCCACGATTCTCGGCGTGTTGTTTGTACCTTTATTTTATGTACAGCTGATTAAGATTCAAAGGAAAATCCTCAAGGATAAAGACGAGGAAGTTAATAAAGAGTAA
- a CDS encoding phosphatase PAP2 family protein, with protein sequence MPQKRCIPFIIAALVAVSRIIAGKHYPADVIFGAFIGMPCAVWSYYFLFYFLKKAER encoded by the coding sequence TTGCCGCAAAAGCGGTGCATTCCGTTCATCATTGCCGCTTTAGTTGCTGTCAGCCGGATCATTGCAGGCAAACACTACCCCGCTGATGTGATCTTCGGCGCATTCATCGGCATGCCCTGTGCTGTCTGGAGCTACTATTTTCTCTTTTATTTTTTGAAAAAGGCCGAACGGTAA